From Coffea arabica cultivar ET-39 chromosome 2e, Coffea Arabica ET-39 HiFi, whole genome shotgun sequence, the proteins below share one genomic window:
- the LOC113732327 gene encoding phenylacetaldehyde reductase-like — MIGAGKVVCVTGASGYIASWLVKLLLERGYTVKASVRDLNDPTKTMHLTSLDGAKERLLLLKANLLEEGSFDEIVNGCEGVFHTASPCQFSVPARDPQAELLDPAVKGTLNVLRSCARVPSVKRVVLTSSMAAVINNTDLKDDVVVDESWFSDPSYCEKNELWYMLSKTLAENAAWKFAKEHGIDMVAINPALVIGPLLQPTINQSVELILNLVTGAQSFPNATLPWVDVRDVACAHILAFEIPSANGRYCLVERFANGSQLLEVLQELYPTLEFPAKFIDCSSLTFPDYKISQEKVRSLGIHYIPLEMSLKDTMKSFEEKNLVSL, encoded by the exons ATGATTGGTGCAGGGAAGGTGGTGTGTGTTACAGGAGCTTCAGGATACATAGCTTCATGGCTGGTGAAGCTGCTGCTTGAGCGCGGTTATACTGTTAAAGCTTCAGTTCGTGACCTCA ATGACCCAACAAAAACAATGCATTTGACTTCACTTGATGGAGCCAAGGAGAGGCTTCTTTTGCTTAAGGCAAACTTGCTAGAAGAGGGATCCTTTGATGAAATAGTTAATGGATGCGAAGGTGTTTTTCATACTGCATCTCCTTGTCAATTTTCAGTTCCAGCCAGAGATCCACAG GCGGAACTACTGGACCCTGCAGTAAAGGGAACACTGAATGTGCTACGATCTTGTGCAAGAGTTCCATCGGTCAAGAGAGTGGTTCTAACATCCTCAATGGCAGCAGTTATAAACAATACTGATTTAAAGGATGATGTGGTGGTTGACGAGAGCTGGTTTTCAGATCCATCATACTGTGAAAAGAATGAG TTGTGGTATATGTTATCGAAGACCTTGGCTGAGAATGCTGCGTGGAAATTTGCAAAGGAGCATGGCATTGACATGGTTGCAATAAATCCAGCATTGGTCATTGGTCCTCTCTTGCAGCCAACGATCAACCAAAGTGTAGAACTCATCCTGAACCTAGTAACAG GGGCTCAATCATTTCCCAATGCAACTCTGCCATGGGTTGATGTTAGAGATGTTGCCTGTGCACATATTCTCGCCTTTGAAATCCCTTCTGCTAATGGAAGATATTGTCTCGTTGAAAGATTTGCAAACGGTTCTCAGCTCCTCGAGGTTCTTCAAGAACTTTACCCCACTCTCGAATTCCCGGCAAA ATTCATCGACTGTAGCAGCCTTACTTTTCCAGACTACAAAATATCTCAAGAAAAAGTCAGAAGTTTAGGGATTCACTACATCCCTTTGGAGATGAGCCTAAAGGATACCATGAAAAGCTTCGAGGAGAAGAATTTAGTTAGTCTTTAA
- the LOC140036211 gene encoding GDSL esterase/lipase At5g03980-like, which translates to MSANLSYKVWARSEVDEFDENHCIWLLNSFATFHNDHLKKAIAELQEKYPYVTIVYGDYYAAYEQFLKLGETEGFELQKACCGVGGLYNFNETRMCGFLGVKACRDLERYVS; encoded by the coding sequence ATGTCTGCCAATTTATCTTACAAAGTTTGGGCTAGAAGCGAAGTAGATGAGTTCGACGAGAATCATTGCATATGGCTATTGAACAGCTTTGCAACTTTCCACAATGATCACCTGAAGAAGGCGATTGCCGAGCTGCAAGAGAAGTACCCATATGTAACAATCGTCTATGGAGACTACTACGCTGCATATGAACAGTTTCTCAAACTAGGTGAAACTGAAGgttttgagctgcaaaaagcTTGTTGTGGAGTTGGAGGGCTGTACAACTTCAATGAGACGCGAATGTGTGGATTTCTAGGTGTAAAGGCTTGCCGTGATCTCGAAAGATACGTCAGCTAG